The Chloroflexota bacterium DNA segment CCTGCGCGCACTGCTCCGCGGCGAGCCGGTGTCGCATGAAGGACGCTTCTACGACCTGGACGACGCCGTAGTCCGCCCCGCCGCCGTGCGCGAGGGCGGCATCCCCCTCTACATGGGCGGCCACGTCGAACCGGTGTTGCGAAGAACAGGGGAGCTCGCCGACGGCTGGATCGGCGGCCCATTCACGCCTCCAGTGGGCTACGAGGCGTGCTGGCAAAGTGTGTTGGAGCACGCCCGCAGCTTTGGCCGTGACCCTGAGCAACTGGAGGCGGGGAAACTCATCTACGTCGCAGTGGACGACGACCGTGACCGCGCGTTGGCGGCGCTGATCCCATTCCTCAACGCCTACTACGGCCCGGCAAGAGACCCCAAGACATTCGCAGTGTACGGTCCGGCGGAAGAGGTAGCTTCCAAACTGCAGGAGTTCGTAGACGTCGGCACGAGGACATTCATGCTTGGCGTGCCGTCGCTGGACGTGGAGCACCTTGAGCGCATCGCGGCGGACGTTGTGCCGCGACTTCGAGAGACGCCGTAGCCCCTACGCCGCTCGGGGCAGGTCCACCGTGTCGCCTGCGGAGGTGAGGAGCACTGGCTGCTTCTTGCCTTCCACCACCTCGGCGTCCACCAGGCAGCGGTTCACCCCTTGCAGCGACGGCAGCTCGTACATGACGTCGAGCAGCGTCCGCTCGATGATGGTCCGGAGGCCGCGCGCGCCGGTCTTGTGGGTCATCGCCTCCTCCGCGGCGGCCTCGAGCGCGTCGATCTGGAAGACCAGCTCCACGTTGTCCAACGAGAAGAGGTGTTGGTACTGCTTGACCACGGCGTTCTTCGGCTCCGTGAGCACCCGGACCAGGTCGCCCTTCGTCAGCGGGTCCAGGGACACCACGACGGGGAAGCGGCCCACCAG contains these protein-coding regions:
- a CDS encoding LLM class flavin-dependent oxidoreductase, yielding MAGEIKVGLHIPAASDGPLPSKAQYIEFFRHAERLGFHGLWTEDRIFHNANLLEPLTLLTLAASATERMVLGTAVLLLSMRNAPELARRLSSLDYLSGGRVELGISLGGRPGEYPGLGMQQSERVPRLRENMLVLRALLRGEPVSHEGRFYDLDDAVVRPAAVREGGIPLYMGGHVEPVLRRTGELADGWIGGPFTPPVGYEACWQSVLEHARSFGRDPEQLEAGKLIYVAVDDDRDRALAALIPFLNAYYGPARDPKTFAVYGPAEEVASKLQEFVDVGTRTFMLGVPSLDVEHLERIAADVVPRLRETP